From a region of the Tateyamaria omphalii genome:
- a CDS encoding trimethylamine methyltransferase family protein, with protein MTEAATRRRGRGGGGAARRAERSAVSFETARFIERNIPNFEVLTEEALEIIEHNAETVLEEIGVNFPDNPAALDRWRDAGADVSGERVRIPRGLARKLCATAPSSFTQHARNPARSVEVGGKNLVLAPVYGPPFVRDADGGRRYATMEDFRNFVKLGYMSKWLHHSGGTVCEPTDVAVNKRHLDMLHAHMTLSDKPFMGSVTEPDRARDSVEMAEILFGKDVIQRKTVMTSLININSPMTFDDVMMGALEVYAQSNQACIISPFIVGGAMAPVSVAGTLTQVLAEVLAGIAYSQLCRAGAPVIMGAFVTSIDMNSGAPTFGTPEAAHITYGAGQLARRLGLPFRSAGSFCGSKLPDAQAAYETANSLNMGLLAGVNFMLHACGWLEGGLVSSYEKFVMDADQLGTLHHLAAGVQVDANAQAMDAIREVGPGGHYLGCAHTQANFKSAFWKSDVLDYKPFETWEDEGARDTAQLATERVKKLLADYQQPAMDPAIREALDAYVAEKKAAEPDSFM; from the coding sequence ATGACCGAGGCAGCGACACGCAGACGTGGACGTGGTGGTGGCGGTGCCGCCCGCCGGGCCGAGCGCAGTGCCGTGTCGTTCGAGACGGCCCGGTTCATTGAGCGCAACATTCCCAATTTCGAGGTGCTGACAGAGGAAGCGCTGGAGATCATCGAGCACAACGCCGAAACGGTGCTGGAAGAGATCGGGGTGAATTTCCCGGACAATCCCGCAGCGCTTGACCGGTGGCGTGATGCCGGGGCGGATGTGAGCGGCGAGCGGGTGCGTATCCCGCGCGGTCTGGCGCGCAAGCTTTGCGCGACAGCGCCATCATCCTTCACCCAGCATGCCCGCAATCCGGCCCGGTCGGTTGAGGTCGGCGGCAAGAACCTCGTGCTGGCCCCAGTCTATGGTCCGCCCTTCGTCCGCGATGCCGACGGTGGTCGGCGCTATGCGACGATGGAGGATTTCCGCAACTTCGTGAAGCTGGGCTATATGTCCAAGTGGCTGCACCATTCCGGCGGGACCGTGTGCGAGCCTACGGATGTGGCGGTGAACAAGCGTCATCTGGACATGCTGCATGCTCATATGACGCTGTCGGACAAACCCTTCATGGGCTCGGTCACGGAGCCAGACCGCGCGCGCGATTCGGTCGAGATGGCGGAGATCCTGTTCGGCAAGGATGTCATTCAGCGCAAAACGGTGATGACCTCGCTGATCAACATCAACTCGCCCATGACTTTCGATGACGTAATGATGGGCGCGCTAGAGGTCTATGCCCAGTCAAACCAGGCCTGTATCATCTCGCCCTTCATTGTTGGCGGGGCGATGGCGCCCGTGTCCGTAGCCGGCACGCTGACCCAAGTGCTGGCGGAGGTGTTGGCTGGTATCGCCTATTCCCAACTGTGCCGCGCAGGCGCGCCGGTGATCATGGGCGCATTTGTGACCTCCATCGACATGAATTCAGGTGCCCCGACCTTTGGCACGCCGGAAGCGGCGCATATCACCTATGGGGCGGGCCAGTTGGCGCGCCGTTTGGGGCTGCCCTTCCGCTCGGCGGGGTCGTTTTGCGGATCGAAACTGCCTGATGCCCAGGCCGCGTATGAGACGGCGAATTCGCTGAACATGGGGCTGCTGGCCGGCGTGAACTTCATGTTGCACGCCTGCGGCTGGCTCGAAGGGGGATTGGTCAGTTCCTACGAGAAGTTCGTGATGGATGCGGATCAGCTGGGCACACTGCATCATTTGGCGGCAGGCGTTCAGGTCGATGCGAATGCCCAAGCCATGGATGCGATCCGAGAGGTAGGCCCGGGCGGGCATTACCTGGGTTGCGCCCATACGCAGGCGAATTTCAAATCCGCGTTCTGGAAGTCGGACGTTCTGGACTACAAGCCGTTCGAGACCTGGGAAGACGAGGGCGCGCGCGACACCGCACAGCTTGCCACTGAGCGGGTCAAAAAGCTCCTCGCCGACTATCAGCAACCCGCCATGGACCCCGCCATACGCGAGGCCCTGGATGCTTACGTCGCTGAAAAGAAGGCGGCGGAGCCTGACAGTTTCATGTGA